A single window of Nicotiana sylvestris chromosome 5, ASM39365v2, whole genome shotgun sequence DNA harbors:
- the LOC138869283 gene encoding uncharacterized protein, whose protein sequence is MTVSQYEARFSELARYASWIVPTDRERIKRFVDGLNYHLRILMTRERVLGISFEDAVDIARDIETARRQEREERKAKRPRGFGSFSGALSRGHFQQGRGRSFRSAQLARPEYRGRSSGRGYQGSQQSHPSLSALPAQSSSCAPSAQGSSRPSASASHSGTSQEKHVEHLSVVFQRLREEKLYAKFSKCEFWLSSVAFLGHVVSSEGIQFDPKKIEAERITMDFVVGLPRTLKKFDAIWVIVDRLTKSAHFILVCTTYSSERLAGIYIREIVRLHGVPVSIILDRGTQFTSQFWRVVQRELGTQFGKKGKLSPRFIGPFEVLRRIGKVAYELALPPSLSNVHSVFHVSMLRKYVGDQSHVLDFSMVQLDDDLTYDVEPVAILGHQVRRLRSKDINSVKVQWRGWTVEEATWETEREMRSKYPHLFEAPGMFLDLL, encoded by the exons atgactgtgtctcaatatgaggcgagattttctgagttggctcgttatGCCTCATGGATAGTTCCGACTGATcgggagaggattaagaggttcgtGGATGGTCTTAATTATCACCTTCGTATTCTGATGACTCGAGAGAGAGTTCTGGGTATTTCCTTCGAGGATGCAGTTGATATTGCTCGTGATATTGAGACGGCTCGCCgtcaggagagagaggagaggaaggccaagaggcctcgaggtttTGGCAGTTTCAGTGGTGCTCTTTCGAGGGGCCATTTCCAGCAGGGTCGGGGTCGTTCTTTCAGGTCCGCTCAGTTAGCTCGACCTGAGTACCGAGGTAGATCTTCTGGTCGTGGTTATCAGGGTTCTCAGCAGAGTCATCCATCTCTCAGCGCTCTTCCAGCACAGAGTTCGTCTTGTGCTCCATCTGCTCAGGGTTCTTCCaggccgagtgcatcagctagccACTCTGGCACGAG tcaggagaagCATGTGGAGCATTTGAGTGTTGTGTttcagagattgagggaggagaagctttatgcaaaattctctaagtgtgagttttggctcagttcagtggctttcttggggcacgtggtgtccagcgaaggTATACAgtttgatccaaagaagatagaggcg gaaaggatcactatggactttgtggttggacttcctcggactttgaagaagtttgatgctatttgggtgattgtggatcggctgaccaagtccgcgcacttcattcttgtgtgtactacctattcttcagagcggttggcagggatttatatccgggagattgttcggttgcatggtgttccggtttccatcatcttagatagaggtactcagtttacttcgcagttttggagagtcgtgcagagagagttgggtactcag tttggtaagaaaggcaagttgagtcctcggttcattgggccttttgaggtgcttcggaggattgggaaggtggcttatgagcttgctttgccacccagcctgtcgaatGTGCattcggtattccatgtttctatgcttcggaagtatgttggggaccagtctcatgttttagacttcagcatggtccagttggatgatgatttgacctacgatgtggagccagtggctattttgggtcatcaggttcggagattgagatcaaaggatatcaattcggtgaaggtgcagtggagaggttggaccgtggaggaggctacttgggagaccgagcgggagatgcggagcaaatatcctcacctatttgaggccccaggtatgtttcttgacctactctag